One Lacunisphaera limnophila DNA window includes the following coding sequences:
- a CDS encoding site-specific integrase: protein MAFRVFKQKGSNVYRVRYTLSNGPRQYDKPLYTHIKEVAEAKAAQLVREEEMQLLGLGVPKTLAHAAQLPIAQHLADYVADLEARARSKSHILHAKYRLQRLFKDCRWHLLRDVTADRFLSWRGDCPTLSVKTRNEYLAHALAFFNWLMRQERATNNPLKSVFKLSGKGQETFKRRHLSFAEVVLLVESSGRRGLVYFVATCTGLRRNEIKQLLWTDIDLDAAKPHMKIRAETTKAKRGAVIPLIPPLLAALRASKPAKPHFSGRVFPRGIPSAKTLAKDLKACGIAYEDVRGYRVDFHALRHTFASLLASAGVSELARVKLARHTEWKQTDRYTDETSLPLFSEIEKFSAALPSLIASLNSGKPRPKQGKAVQVTSPILSVETFVSDQKKTPLVIADQRCPLIEMVPKGGLEPPCG, encoded by the coding sequence TTTACACCCATATCAAAGAGGTTGCCGAGGCGAAGGCCGCACAACTCGTGCGCGAAGAGGAAATGCAACTGCTCGGCCTTGGTGTGCCGAAGACCCTCGCGCATGCGGCCCAGCTGCCGATTGCCCAGCACCTGGCTGACTACGTGGCCGACCTCGAAGCGCGGGCACGCTCCAAGTCTCACATCCTGCACGCGAAGTATCGTCTCCAGCGCCTGTTCAAAGACTGCCGCTGGCACCTGCTGCGTGATGTGACCGCCGATCGCTTCCTCAGCTGGCGAGGCGACTGCCCCACCCTCTCGGTCAAAACGCGCAACGAGTATCTCGCGCATGCACTGGCTTTCTTCAATTGGCTGATGCGCCAAGAACGGGCAACGAACAATCCCCTCAAAAGCGTTTTCAAGCTGTCGGGCAAGGGACAGGAAACTTTTAAGCGTCGGCACCTCTCATTTGCCGAGGTCGTGCTTCTCGTCGAAAGCAGTGGCCGGCGCGGGCTGGTCTATTTCGTCGCTACCTGCACAGGTCTGCGCCGTAACGAAATCAAGCAACTCCTTTGGACGGACATCGACCTGGATGCCGCCAAACCGCACATGAAGATCCGTGCCGAAACAACCAAGGCCAAGCGCGGCGCGGTCATTCCCCTGATTCCTCCCCTCCTCGCTGCCCTGCGGGCCTCAAAGCCCGCCAAACCGCATTTCTCGGGCCGGGTGTTCCCTCGTGGTATCCCCAGCGCCAAGACGCTCGCCAAGGACCTTAAAGCCTGCGGCATCGCCTACGAGGATGTGCGGGGCTACCGCGTAGACTTCCACGCCCTGCGCCACACCTTCGCCAGCCTGCTAGCCAGTGCCGGCGTCTCCGAGTTGGCCCGCGTGAAGCTGGCGCGTCATACGGAATGGAAGCAAACGGACCGCTACACCGATGAGACCAGTTTGCCCCTGTTCTCAGAGATCGAGAAATTCAGCGCGGCGCTACCTTCCCTAATAGCTTCCCTAAATTCTGGGAAACCGCGTCCAAAACAGGGAAAAGCTGTCCAAGTTACCTCACCTATTTTGTCGGTCGAGACCTTCGTAAGTGACCAAAAGAAAACACCTTTGGTCATCGCTGACCAAAGGTGTCCACTTATCGAAATGGTGCCCAAGGGGGGACTCGAACCCCCATGCGGTTAG
- a CDS encoding bifunctional transcriptional activator/DNA repair enzyme AdaA codes for MIQPDFTLAASVQTLPTPRTMYRALSRRDPAYEGVFFTGVKTTGIFCRPTCKAKRPRAENVEFFPTVTEALHGGYRPCRLCRPMDGTRPVPPLVERLRRAAEAAADGRVTDKDLAAMGVEPTTARRQFKAYHGMTFHAYQRARRMGLALREVKAGKPVIAVQLDRGYESTSGFREAFARVFGAPPRGAKAAACLLARRMETPLGTMLALADDAGLRLLEFVDRRGLERELVGLRRRLKCAIVPGNHAILDQTAVQLSEYFSGLRTEFTIPLAPVGSEFQGRVWSELGRIPPGHTRSYAEMAQRLGIPKGPRAIGRANGSNMLALVIPCHRVINADGTLNGYAGGLWRKQRLLEHERKYAS; via the coding sequence ATGATCCAACCCGATTTTACCTTGGCCGCCTCCGTCCAGACCCTGCCCACGCCGCGCACGATGTACCGGGCGCTGTCCCGCCGCGACCCGGCGTATGAGGGCGTGTTTTTCACCGGCGTGAAGACGACCGGGATCTTCTGCCGGCCCACCTGCAAGGCCAAGCGGCCGCGGGCGGAGAACGTGGAGTTTTTTCCGACCGTGACCGAGGCCCTGCACGGCGGCTACCGGCCGTGCCGGCTCTGCCGGCCGATGGATGGCACCCGACCTGTGCCCCCGCTCGTCGAACGCCTGCGCCGGGCGGCTGAGGCCGCGGCCGACGGCCGCGTGACCGACAAGGATCTCGCCGCCATGGGGGTCGAGCCCACCACGGCGCGTCGCCAGTTCAAGGCTTACCACGGCATGACATTTCACGCGTACCAGCGGGCGCGCCGCATGGGCCTGGCCCTGCGCGAGGTGAAGGCGGGCAAGCCGGTCATCGCGGTGCAGCTGGATCGCGGCTACGAGTCCACCAGCGGCTTCCGCGAGGCCTTTGCGCGGGTGTTCGGGGCGCCGCCGCGCGGGGCGAAGGCCGCCGCGTGCCTGCTGGCCCGCCGGATGGAAACCCCGCTCGGGACCATGCTGGCCCTGGCGGATGACGCGGGATTGCGCCTCTTGGAATTCGTCGACCGGCGCGGCCTGGAGCGCGAGCTGGTGGGACTGCGCCGCCGGCTGAAGTGCGCCATCGTGCCCGGCAACCATGCGATCTTGGATCAAACGGCCGTCCAACTGAGTGAGTATTTTTCCGGCCTGCGAACGGAGTTCACGATTCCGCTCGCGCCGGTCGGTTCGGAGTTCCAAGGCCGGGTCTGGTCCGAGTTGGGCCGCATCCCGCCGGGGCACACCCGCAGCTATGCCGAGATGGCGCAACGGCTGGGGATTCCGAAGGGCCCGCGGGCCATCGGCCGCGCCAACGGCTCGAACATGCTGGCGTTGGTGATCCCCTGCCACCGGGTCATTAACGCGGACGGCACCCTCAACGGCTACGCCGGCGGCCTCTGGCGCAAGCAGCGCCTGCTGGAGCACGAGCGCAAATACGCGTCCTAG
- the aroC gene encoding chorismate synthase codes for MPNSFGKLFQISTWGESHGPSVGVVVDGCPPALPLTEAEIQADLDRRRPGQSDITTPRKEADAVEFLSGVFEGRTTGQPLAMLVRNGDQRPGAYDEMKEKFRPSHADFTYTAKYGLRDHRGGGRSSARETVGRVAAGAVARKILRLAGEIEVRAFVTEIHDISAPAFTKFPTLAQVEASAVRCPHPATAAKMIARIKQVRAKGDSVGGVIECRVRGVPVGLGEPVFDRLEADLAKAMLSLPATKGFEIGSGFAGTRLKGSQHNDVFVNKRGRVGTLTNRSGGVQGGISNGEELVFRVGFKPTATILQAQRTVDLRGAGTELKARGRHDPCVVPRAVVIVEAMTALVLVDHWMRHAAQNRTFKF; via the coding sequence GTGCCCAATTCCTTCGGCAAACTCTTCCAAATCTCCACGTGGGGCGAAAGCCATGGTCCCTCGGTCGGAGTCGTCGTGGACGGCTGTCCGCCGGCCCTGCCGCTCACCGAGGCCGAGATCCAGGCCGACCTCGACCGCCGCCGGCCGGGGCAGAGCGACATCACCACCCCGCGCAAGGAGGCCGACGCGGTCGAGTTCCTCTCGGGCGTCTTCGAGGGCCGCACGACCGGTCAGCCGCTGGCCATGCTGGTGCGCAACGGGGACCAGCGTCCGGGGGCTTACGACGAGATGAAGGAGAAGTTCCGTCCCTCCCACGCCGACTTCACCTACACCGCCAAGTACGGGTTGCGCGACCACCGGGGCGGCGGCCGCTCCTCCGCCCGCGAGACCGTCGGCCGCGTGGCCGCCGGGGCCGTCGCCCGCAAGATCCTGCGCCTGGCCGGCGAGATCGAGGTCCGCGCCTTCGTCACCGAGATCCACGACATCTCCGCCCCGGCCTTCACCAAGTTCCCCACGCTCGCCCAGGTCGAGGCCTCGGCCGTGCGCTGCCCGCACCCGGCCACCGCGGCCAAGATGATCGCCCGCATCAAGCAGGTGCGCGCCAAGGGCGACTCCGTCGGCGGCGTGATCGAGTGCCGCGTGCGCGGCGTCCCGGTGGGCCTCGGCGAGCCCGTCTTCGACCGCCTCGAGGCCGACCTGGCCAAGGCCATGCTTTCCCTGCCCGCGACCAAGGGCTTCGAGATCGGCAGCGGCTTCGCCGGCACCCGGCTCAAGGGCTCGCAGCACAACGACGTCTTCGTCAACAAGCGCGGCCGGGTCGGCACCCTCACCAACCGCTCCGGCGGCGTGCAGGGCGGCATCAGCAACGGCGAGGAACTCGTGTTCCGCGTCGGTTTCAAGCCCACCGCCACGATCCTCCAGGCCCAGCGCACGGTGGACCTGCGCGGCGCCGGCACGGAGCTCAAGGCCCGCGGCCGCCACGATCCCTGCGTCGTCCCGCGCGCCGTCGTCATCGTCGAGGCCATGACCGCCCTCGTGCTGGTCGACCACTGGATGCGCCACGCCGCGCAGAACCGGACCTTCAAATTCTAA
- a CDS encoding efflux RND transporter permease subunit, with protein sequence MNFSAWAIRKPIPSILLFGLLTVAGCLGFKVLPVQDFPDMDLPMVTVAAMLPGATPSTLETEVTRKIEDAVATVSGIKHITSTVNDGASTTMVEFNLEKDVQEAVNDVRNAVDGIRSELPAEMPAPIVSRVTTVGGAVITFAVESNGMDEADLSWFVDNEISKALLSVDGVGQVMRLGGITREVRVELDQTKLLALGITAGEISSVIRSVQQEAPGGRTDIGGLEQSVRTVGTVRDAADVAKLTVPLADGRSLRLDAVATILDAAAERRQVALLDGKPAVTFQVMRARGASEIAVAEGARIKLTEVAKLHPSVTIREVGTIIEPIIQNYDAAMYALYEGAFLAVVVVWLFLRDRRATFISAVALPLSVIPTFAVMSLLGFQLNTITLLALTLVVGVLVDDAIVEVENIERHLVGGKNPRDAALEGAEEIGLAVIATSLTLVAVFLPTAAMSGIVGMFFRQFGWTAAIAVLFSLLVARLLTPMMAAYLLKPKAPAERPDGRIMVNYLKAVRACLAHPAKTVVAAAAFLAASVLVGSLLSVTFMAADDVDQIAVNVELPPGSSLEDTLGSAERTRRIAAGIAEVRCIYTTIGAGGSGDFGSADSAGEVRKATLTLQLPPAGERERSQQQIEAILREEMKAIPGVRITVGGGGMGEKVSLVLAGDDMSSLLATANQVMAELRTLPNLGNILSLASLQRPEVIVRPDFAKAAELGVTASSLGDAVRVATTGDYDQDLPRLNLSTRQISIRTQLAPDQRGRLEVIKSLRVPGKGGAVPLGQVAEVSIEGGPTQINRFDRSRNVTIDIEAQGRPTGDILAEIDRLPSLQRLPADVHRIESGEAENLSELFGSFGLAMAIGVFCIYAVLVLLFHDFLQPVTILAALPLSLGGAFCALALFGHGLSMPSLIGMVMLMGIVTKNSILLVEYAIMARRDFGLGRTEAIIDACHKRARPIIMTTVAMVAGMLPMTFGLTSSFRAPMALAVIGGLITSTGLSLLVVPVLFEVVDEFKIRARHRLGLVSAGAANPSLL encoded by the coding sequence ATGAACTTCTCCGCGTGGGCGATCAGGAAGCCCATCCCCTCGATCCTGTTGTTCGGCCTGCTCACCGTGGCGGGTTGCTTGGGTTTCAAGGTTCTGCCGGTGCAGGACTTCCCGGACATGGATCTGCCCATGGTGACTGTCGCCGCCATGCTGCCCGGAGCCACGCCCTCGACGCTGGAAACCGAGGTTACGCGCAAGATCGAGGATGCGGTCGCGACCGTTAGCGGGATCAAGCACATCACCTCCACGGTCAATGACGGTGCCTCCACCACGATGGTGGAGTTCAACCTGGAGAAGGACGTGCAGGAGGCGGTGAACGATGTGCGCAATGCCGTGGACGGTATCCGCTCCGAGCTACCCGCAGAAATGCCGGCCCCCATCGTCTCGCGGGTGACGACCGTCGGTGGGGCCGTCATCACCTTTGCTGTCGAGTCGAACGGCATGGACGAGGCGGATCTGTCCTGGTTCGTCGACAACGAGATCAGCAAGGCGCTTCTCTCCGTCGACGGCGTCGGCCAGGTCATGCGGCTGGGCGGCATCACGCGCGAGGTGCGGGTGGAACTGGATCAAACCAAACTCCTCGCACTGGGCATCACCGCCGGGGAAATATCGTCCGTGATCCGCAGCGTGCAGCAGGAGGCGCCTGGCGGACGCACCGACATCGGCGGCCTGGAGCAGTCGGTCCGCACCGTCGGCACGGTGCGCGACGCCGCCGACGTCGCGAAGCTGACCGTTCCTCTCGCTGATGGACGCAGCCTCCGGCTCGACGCCGTGGCGACCATCCTCGACGCTGCCGCCGAGCGCAGGCAGGTCGCGCTGCTCGACGGGAAACCCGCGGTAACTTTCCAGGTGATGCGCGCCCGGGGGGCGAGCGAGATCGCCGTGGCGGAGGGCGCCCGGATCAAGTTGACCGAAGTGGCGAAGCTCCATCCCAGCGTGACCATTCGGGAGGTCGGCACCATCATCGAACCGATCATCCAGAATTACGATGCGGCCATGTACGCTCTCTACGAAGGGGCGTTTCTTGCCGTCGTGGTGGTGTGGCTTTTCCTCCGCGACAGGCGCGCGACGTTCATTTCCGCCGTGGCTTTGCCGCTCTCAGTCATCCCGACCTTCGCGGTGATGTCCCTCCTGGGGTTTCAACTCAACACCATCACCCTGCTGGCCCTGACCCTCGTGGTCGGCGTGCTGGTAGACGATGCCATCGTCGAGGTGGAGAACATCGAGCGGCACCTGGTTGGCGGCAAGAACCCGCGGGACGCGGCCTTGGAGGGGGCGGAGGAGATCGGCCTCGCCGTGATCGCGACGTCTCTGACGCTGGTCGCCGTCTTTCTACCGACCGCCGCGATGAGCGGGATCGTGGGGATGTTTTTCCGCCAGTTCGGTTGGACCGCCGCAATCGCGGTGCTGTTTTCCCTGCTCGTCGCACGGCTGCTCACGCCGATGATGGCGGCCTACCTGCTGAAACCGAAAGCCCCCGCGGAACGGCCAGATGGCCGGATCATGGTCAACTACCTGAAAGCGGTTCGGGCCTGTCTAGCGCATCCGGCGAAGACCGTGGTGGCTGCCGCTGCCTTTCTCGCCGCCTCGGTGCTGGTCGGATCCCTGCTGTCGGTCACCTTCATGGCGGCGGACGATGTGGATCAGATTGCCGTCAACGTGGAGCTTCCGCCCGGCAGCAGCCTCGAGGACACCCTAGGGTCGGCCGAGCGGACACGCCGGATCGCGGCGGGGATTGCCGAAGTGCGGTGTATTTACACGACGATCGGCGCGGGTGGATCAGGCGACTTTGGCTCGGCGGACAGTGCGGGCGAAGTGCGCAAGGCCACCCTCACGCTGCAACTGCCCCCGGCCGGAGAACGCGAGCGATCGCAGCAGCAGATCGAGGCCATCCTGCGGGAGGAGATGAAGGCCATTCCGGGGGTGCGGATTACCGTGGGCGGTGGCGGCATGGGCGAAAAGGTCTCCCTGGTCCTTGCCGGCGACGACATGAGTTCGCTCCTGGCCACCGCCAATCAGGTGATGGCCGAATTACGAACGCTGCCGAATCTGGGCAACATCCTCTCGCTGGCCAGCCTGCAGCGTCCTGAGGTCATCGTCCGGCCCGATTTCGCCAAGGCGGCCGAACTGGGCGTCACGGCTTCCAGCCTCGGCGATGCCGTGCGCGTGGCGACGACAGGTGACTACGATCAGGACCTGCCCCGGCTCAACCTGTCCACCCGGCAGATCTCAATTCGCACGCAGCTTGCGCCGGACCAGCGCGGACGGTTGGAGGTGATCAAGAGCCTCCGTGTACCCGGGAAGGGTGGAGCCGTTCCCCTTGGCCAGGTGGCCGAGGTCTCCATCGAAGGGGGCCCCACGCAGATCAATCGCTTCGACCGCAGCCGTAATGTCACCATCGACATTGAGGCTCAGGGCCGCCCGACCGGCGACATCCTGGCTGAAATCGATCGATTGCCCTCCCTCCAACGCCTGCCGGCCGATGTGCACCGGATCGAATCCGGCGAGGCCGAAAATCTCAGCGAGCTGTTTGGCAGTTTCGGCCTAGCGATGGCGATCGGCGTCTTCTGCATCTATGCGGTTCTCGTATTGCTCTTCCACGACTTTCTGCAGCCGGTCACGATCCTCGCCGCGCTGCCCCTGTCGCTCGGGGGTGCGTTTTGCGCCCTGGCACTCTTCGGTCACGGACTGTCGATGCCTTCTCTGATCGGCATGGTGATGCTCATGGGCATCGTCACCAAGAACTCGATCCTGCTGGTTGAGTACGCGATCATGGCGCGCCGAGATTTTGGTCTCGGCCGGACGGAGGCAATCATCGATGCCTGCCACAAGCGGGCGCGCCCCATCATCATGACCACGGTCGCGATGGTCGCCGGCATGTTGCCGATGACCTTCGGGCTCACCTCTTCTTTCCGGGCGCCCATGGCTTTGGCGGTGATCGGCGGACTGATCACTTCAACGGGCCTCAGTCTGTTGGTCGTGCCGGTGCTCTTCGAGGTGGTGGATGAGTTCAAGATCCGCGCCAGGCACCGCCTGGGCCTTGTCTCTGCTGGAGCTGCAAACCCCAGTTTACTCTAG
- a CDS encoding efflux RND transporter periplasmic adaptor subunit translates to MIAVIVILIALVVLVATDQGGGDESPPDEAETQPDSDRRQVSPFTIRRVLTSTAVHLLGATALLTGCSRAHAPAAAEAKAALTVELVAPALANWPERIEANGSIAAWQESVVGAEVGDLRLMDVLVNVGDVVTKGQVLARFHAEGPAADLALAEAGVAQAEAVAARAGDKAARARRLGNSGGLSQDDLLQYEAEEKAGAAQLASARAQLQLQRLRLLYTEVRAPDDGVISVRSATVGAVTGPGTELFRLIRRGRLEWRAQVPADQLARVTRDLLATLRVAGQPDLTGFVRQVSPVVDAGTLNGLVYVDLPDPGPLRAGMFVTGELLLPATPALSVPEQALVFRDGYHYLMKVDDANRVRQAKVLTGRRSGRMVEILGPHLTVADRIVRSGGSFLNDGDTVRVVANETAVGGEGESDAEGVDRP, encoded by the coding sequence ATGATCGCGGTCATCGTGATCCTAATCGCGCTGGTCGTGCTGGTGGCCACCGACCAAGGCGGAGGTGACGAAAGTCCGCCGGATGAGGCGGAGACCCAGCCTGACTCCGACAGGCGTCAGGTCTCTCCGTTCACAATCCGCCGGGTTCTGACCTCCACCGCCGTGCATCTGCTGGGCGCGACTGCACTGCTGACCGGCTGCAGCCGGGCGCACGCGCCGGCTGCAGCCGAAGCCAAGGCGGCGCTCACGGTCGAACTCGTGGCCCCGGCTCTGGCCAACTGGCCGGAACGGATCGAGGCCAACGGCAGCATCGCGGCCTGGCAGGAGTCGGTCGTCGGGGCCGAAGTCGGCGATCTGCGCCTTATGGACGTGCTGGTGAATGTCGGCGACGTGGTCACCAAGGGGCAGGTGCTGGCCCGTTTCCACGCCGAAGGGCCCGCCGCCGATCTGGCCCTGGCCGAAGCAGGGGTCGCCCAGGCCGAGGCGGTCGCCGCCCGGGCCGGGGACAAGGCCGCGCGCGCGCGGCGCCTTGGGAACTCCGGCGGCCTCAGTCAGGACGACCTCCTGCAATACGAAGCGGAGGAGAAGGCCGGCGCCGCCCAGCTCGCCTCGGCCCGCGCGCAGCTTCAGCTCCAACGCCTGCGGCTGTTGTACACCGAGGTCCGGGCGCCCGACGACGGGGTGATCTCGGTGCGATCCGCGACCGTCGGGGCCGTCACCGGCCCGGGCACGGAACTGTTCAGGCTCATCCGGCGGGGCCGCCTCGAATGGCGCGCGCAAGTGCCCGCAGACCAGCTAGCCCGGGTTACCCGCGATCTTCTCGCAACGCTGCGGGTGGCCGGACAGCCCGACCTCACGGGATTTGTCCGGCAGGTGTCACCGGTGGTCGACGCCGGGACCTTGAACGGCCTGGTGTATGTCGACCTGCCTGATCCCGGCCCGCTGCGCGCGGGGATGTTCGTCACGGGCGAACTGCTGTTGCCCGCAACCCCGGCGCTCTCTGTGCCGGAGCAGGCCCTGGTTTTCCGCGACGGCTATCACTATCTCATGAAGGTCGATGACGCCAACCGGGTGCGGCAGGCCAAGGTTCTGACCGGCCGCCGGTCCGGCCGAATGGTCGAGATCCTGGGCCCACACCTGACGGTGGCGGACCGCATCGTGCGGTCCGGAGGCAGTTTTCTCAACGACGGGGACACGGTCCGGGTGGTTGCCAACGAGACGGCCGTCGGAGGCGAGGGGGAGTCCGACGCCGAGGGAGTCGACCGGCCATGA